The Ficedula albicollis isolate OC2 chromosome 1, FicAlb1.5, whole genome shotgun sequence nucleotide sequence AGCTACAAGATACAGAGAGCATTCATTTCTGGGCTCAGCACTTCAAAATATCTTCACACTCAAGCTCACATTTTCCATGGCAGGCCTCTATTTCTTCATATATCACAGAAATTGGTAGGTGGAAGATGGGGTAGGGAACCCCTACCCCAGCTCCTTTGGTCACATCATAGCTGATTCCAGAGCTACATCAGGTTGCTTAACCAGAAGCAtaatctggttttatttgccCAGCAAGGCAGCGTTGTTggtcaccagcagcagccagagctgtccctAAAGGTTTGGCATTCCTTTCACAACCACAGCCCTCAGGAGGTTTGCTCATCACTCTGGTGGGCCCAGGTCCCACCTCCCTGGTGATCCCTGCCAAGGAGCCAGGGGTCACTTGTTCATCCCAGCTAAGTAAGACCTCATAGGCggctctgcctgctctctgcactGGTGTCAGCGTTTGCTTTTCCAGACCACACAAAAGGGCATCAGAAGCAGAAATTGTGAGTCTAGAGGGAAGTTTAGCAGAGCCTGCAAGAGCACGACTGTGACACCTTCGCAATTCCCTCAAAGCAAGCAGacctggaggaggaagaaggaaatctCCAGCACTGCTTGGCTGGCAGGACCAGATCTGCTGTAAGCTTGCAGCAGGTTGCATCGGAAGCAAGGAAGGGACAGCTGAGGGAGTTCTGCCCCCAGCTGATGAGGTTAACAGATGGTCACGGGAATTAAATGAAATGAGTGGAGAATTAGCACAAGCTGAGAAAGGCAAATAAGGCCCCGAAGAGATACCATCATTTCTGAGGAATGACTGGTGAAGACAGGCTTTGTTCTTACCTGGATGACACCAGCACGACACGGCTGATCTCATTGCGGAAGAAGAATTAGGCTGAAAGATGAATAAACCTGCAGGCTCAGACACAAACCAAACACACGGGCAAGCTTGAGATGAAGCACAGTGCAAAGCCCTGGCTTCTCAACTTTTTCTGGAAACCTATACAACTGCTTGCTGAGCTCACCCTGTCAGCCAAAATACCACTGGATACAGCATGAATCTTTGCAGATCTACGGGAAAGGAAGAAGCGGTGTGATTTTCTACTGTATTATCTGTAGCCCTCACCTCAAGTCAGAGATGATGCCCTGCAGGTCaccaacatgaaaaaaaatccaaagcagaaattcttctgtttctgtatcTCTAGATGTATCTTCTAACTATCCATAGACAACGACAAAGGTATTCAATAAAAATGAGTAAGATGGAAGAAATAGCAGGAACTGTGGAATCAAGGAGTCCATAGAGACATGAAGAAGCTGTCTGGCAGCCCCTTGTCACTTCCCTCTATCCTACAATATTTCCctcagaggaaaggaagggtGGCTGCTCACATTGCTAGTGCTGGCCTAAAAATTAGCTGCTGCCCCACTTCCTTCTGGATGACTGCCTGGATAGAGCCAGTGGTACTGGTGCTGCATCCACATAggaagcagggatggaattCTTTTCCATAACTTCTCTTCGGCAAGCACATTCTTCACCACCCCTAGCCAGGCACTGCAGCGGTGGTGGGGAGGAAGTATGAAAACTGTAATCTGCCTGTGCAGAGATTGTATCATCCGCCGATAATTTGTCTTCAGTACCGAGCAGTAAAAGCTCGCTGCCGAGCAGAAAGTTTGGGGAAGTTCTGAGGACTTGCCCAAATCCGGAACAGAGACTGgaatctgtaattttttttttgaagggagcagtgctgggaataCCAAATGGCAGCAGCGCAGCTCCGAGGTGCGCGCAGGCTGGAGCATCCCGTTGATCCCAGCGcccagggtgggagcagggaggggtgcTGCGAGCCTCTCAGGCAGCAGCGTCCTGCTCCTGGAACGCCGGCTGccggcagctccagcaggaatgGGGCGAGGGGCAGCGATCCCACCGGGAGGCAGCCACGGGCAGCGGGCTTGGCAGCAGCTTTGTCCCTCCGCAGAGCCCCGCACCGGCGTTTGGAGCAAATGCCGGCGGCTGCCTTGCGCCTCTGGAGACGAGTGCCAGCGCTCCCGGCGCCCGGCCCGCCGCTGCAGCCGGACCAGCACAAAGCCGCTGACGCTCACACCGAAGTTGGTGTATTTACAGCCCCCGGTGGCCACGCTGCCAAAGCGCGGGTTTGAAGAGAAGAAgcgccagcagcagctttaaagGTCTGCGCAGATAAAAAGGGAAATGCTTGACAGCTCTCCCCAAGGCAGCTGGCGGGACAAAGAACGGGAGCTCTCGCCTCTCGGGGCGCTCCCGGTGCCGTGCGAGTCGCGGCTGAAGCCGGCCCGGGCACGGGGCAGCAGCACCGGGCTGCATCCagccgcgcccccccccccccccccccccccccccccccccccccccccccccccccccccccccccccccccccccccccccccccccccccccccccccccccccccccccccccccccccccccccccccccggcagcagCACCGGGCTGCATCCAGCCGCGACAGCTCGGTCTCCCTTCCCACACCCTCCTGCCCGGCGCTGAGGCCCGACAGCAGCTTCGGGAGATTCAGGAGAGCCCTGGAGCTTCGTCCTGTTTGTGCCATGCCCTCGCCGTAACTGCAGCGCGCCAGGGGAAGCAGGACCCAAACTCGCTGCCCCAAGGGGCCCTTAAATAACCAACAGATGCCCTTTGATCAACCTCggctcccctccccacccactGCTGGGCAAGCCACCCCCTCTTCCCACAAGCCAACTCCCACCGACGCCTGCAGGATGTGAAGACACAGGCATCCACGCCAGAGgtctgaaacatttttaaacgCTTTTATTTACAGTGCTTGTTGaaaacaatatatatatttatatctatcATCCTCGTGATGTCTGTGCCATAGAAAACGCTGTGGCTATATTGcctttaatttacaaaaaatggtcacaagaaaatctgaagggaaaaaatggaaatcaaaGTTTGGTCCCCAATTGTTTCTCtcttgatttgttttaaaaaagcctccaaattaaaaaaaatacacagctcAGATGAAATTCGTATATAAAAGCAACCCTTATCTTCCGAAAAATTCACGAGGGCCAGCTGGCTGTCATgtaaacttggaaaaaaaaaaagaaaaagaaaagcttaaaataaatcCTGTCTCCGTGTGTTGCTTAATAGAACCATTATCTGCTTGTAATATTCTTTGTCTCTCAGGGTTCAGCGGGAAAGCGGATGAGAAGAGGCCTAGGATGGGGAACGCACCATGAGATCTGTGCCCGCACCTCCTGGCTCAGGgaggagctctggcagcagggctggggagcaggagctctcaAGAATCTCATACCAGTGGCAAAAGAGGCGGGCAGGTGGCAAGGGGATGGGAGGTGCTTGGCCACGTGAAGCGCCTGGAGAGGCTGTGTGCCCGGGAAGCCACGAGATTCTCGAGGGaagaggagcacagcagggcacgGTGAAGGGACACAGGGGGCTGGGGAACTTCAGCTGGGGAATGTCATGGACGGGTTAGGTCTCCGGGTGAGGAGGGAACTGCTGTCTTCCCCGTTTGAGAGCATTTCTAATCTTTCCTCATCTGAGATTGTGTGAAGCCAGAGGCTAATGGGAAGTGCAAGCACAGGCTGGAATGGAGGAGGAGAGATGGACGGAACAGAGGAGACGGGAGGGGAGGACTCAAGCTGAAGAgccattttctgtcttctgtctCTTTGGATCCACTTCATCCTGCATCAGCCATGGGGAGTAAAAGAAGGATTTACTATCAGTCACCACCCCAAGATACAtaatttttccacaaaattcttagctgctgctcttccctccatATGGATATCTCCGTTAGGCTCACCCTAAATCCACTCCCCTCTAAAGCACCCTGGAGTGCCTGACACAGCCGTTCTGTTGGTCGTGGTTAAGATGTGGACAGTTCCATTCAGAGGGACACCACACCCATGCTGTTACTTCCAGGAGGTGTAAGAAGCCAAGGCTCACGCCGCTCCAGACAGACCCCAGGGCCCACCCTTACAAGCCCTAGCCTGAAGCCCAGAAAACACAGGTAGCTGAGAGGTCATCAGCAAGCACAACCTCCAGCACCTCAACTCTCTCTCACTTACTCAGCAACACAACTGCTGGTGGAAGGACCTGAATCCTACAAGGAGCATACAGTGATTTACTACCCCCTCGCCACATCAGATTTGTTTACCTGTCTGCTGCTGAAGCAATGAGACCCGAGGCCAATTTGAGATTCTCAGCAGCAGCGTCCACATGGACTTGATCAACAAACAGCAAGTAGCCTCGTTCCTTCTGCCCACCGCTATTCTCACACTACTactcacctcctcctcctctgcagatCGTTTCTCTGCGTGGCCATCCTGCTCTTGCCCATTCTCATCTGCTTCTAAGCACAaccaagaaaggaaaatcacGGGTTAAACTGAAGCAGCATTTAAAGGAATGTAATCTCACAGTCAAGAGGGCTCAGAGAAGGAATTTCCCTCCACaatcctctgctcctctgcagcttcctATTCCTTCAATTTTCCCTACCTTCATCCTCATCACCACCTTCTTCTTCATCCACATCATCAGGATTTTCTTCATCATCCTCGTCAGCTCCATTTTCCTCATCCTGGATGAAACAAATTGGTCAGAGTAGAAACTGGTGCCAGGATTACATTTGCACATGCTCCCTGCTACAAGCACAATTTCCAAAGCTCCAGCCACTTCAGGTGCATTGTTACTCCAACACTGTTATTCCCACTGCTGAACACTCCTCCCAGCCAGCCTTCCTTCACAAAGCCAATCCTTCCAGTCCATCCCCAACATGAAGCTCTGCGTCTCCCACGAGCTTACATCCTGATGAGCTGCCGCCATCCCTCCCAACAACCGAAGCATCTCTGTGATTACAGGCTAATGACTTAGCCGAGGCTCGTGGTACATCTGCTTCCAGATCCCTCCCGACCTCCATCAATCTGTGCGTTTCCTCACTGTTCCTTCCCCCACCTTCTCCAACACATGCTCCGTGTGCACCTCGGGATATCTCAGCGGGCGCAGGACCGCATCTCCGGTGCCACATTCTCCCACTTGTTCTCAtccccattcccttctctgACCTTGTGTTCTCCCTGACGGGCTGTGCTGACTACACCAAGTCCTTCAAGGCTCATTCTCCACATTTACACGAGAGCTCACTCTCCCTTTAGCTCCATGCTGGAGCTCCCCTGGCCTGCCCTCTTTCTTATCTCCCATATTCCCTTCATATTCTTTACCCACAGCGAGCACAAAAACCTCCCCGACGTCTCCCTCAGAAGGGCCTCACCTCTACTAtctccttcttcttttctttgtggaCAGCTTTCTCTTCgactttctccttcttttctttcctctcctatATATGAAATGAGGTgcggggggaggggggaaaaccAACAACATTCCGGCGGTCAGCGGCAATAAAAGACAGGGATGCCTGAACAAAGGAGGCTTGGAGGAGAGGCGGAATAGCGGGCGAGGAGACATATTAGGCGTTAAATCCGCCCGCCtgacaaaggaaaacagcagcgAACGCGCGTCACAGCTACTTTTAGCCCGCACACGCGTGTGGAAACCAGAAGTGGCACGGAAGAGTTTTAAcgatttatttaaaaaaaaaaaaaaaaaaaaaaaaaacccccccccccccccccccccccccccccccccccccccccccccccccccccccccccccccccccccccccccccccccccccccccccccccccccccccccccccccccccccccccccccccccccccccccccccccccccccccccccccccccccccccccccccccccccccccccccccccccccccccccccccccccccccccccccccccccccccccccccccccccccccccccccccccccccccccccccccccccccccccccccccccccccccccccccccccccccccccccccccccccccccccccccccccccccccccccccccccccccccccccccccccccccccccccccccccccccccccccccccccccccccccccccccccccccccccccccccccccccccccccccccccccccccccccccccccccccccccccccccccccccccccccccccccccccccccccgcccctcccGCCGGGAGCGCGGCCGGTGCGGGGATGGGAACAGGGCAGCGGGTGGGGAGGAAGGTGTCTCACCTTAGCGCTCAGCTCCGCCGGTGCCTCCTCGACGCGTTTTTCCGACATCCTGGCCCCCCGGTTGCGAAGGGAAGAGGCCGGTGGGAACCGTGCGAGGGAGGGAGAGAGCGAGGAGGGGTCAGCGGCGGGAGCGCaaagtcccccccccccccccccccccccccccccccccccccccccccccccccccccccccccccccccccccccccccccccccccccccccccccccccccccccccccccccccccccccccccccccccccccccccccccccccccccccccccagggtcTCCCGCGGTGGGGGGATCCGCCGGGGCAGGGGATTTATACAGCGCCGGTGACGAGGGAAGGAGGgacctggggagggaggagagagggacGGGAGGcggaggagggaggggagagggacGGGCCGCTAGAACAATGTGCGCTCGGCCGCGGCCGCCCGGCGGCGGGGGCGCACCGCGGGTCCCTGCAAGGCGCCGGACGGCCCCGTCGAGGCCAGCTGAGAGCCCCGCTCCGCACCGAGGAGCTGCGGCTCCGACGGGCAGTGTCCGGGGAGGGGAGCCCAGCCCTCTGCCCGCAGCACACCCGGGGAGCCGCCCGTACAGGCAGGCTGGCTCTCCAGGAGGAATCCGGGGGAGGCGAGAAGCGACGCTGCGGGGCCGTGTGGGAGGGCAGCGCTGGCGACACGCGGCCTCCTGCCTGGAATTTTCCACTCCAGCTGCCCGCCCTTCCTCCCGCTGGAAGCGCTCCCGGCGGcggggctcccccccccccccccccccccccccccccccccccccccccccccccccccccccccccccccccccccccccccccccccccccccccccccccccccccccccccccccccccccccccccccccccccccccccccccccccccccccccccccccccccccccccccccccccccccccccccccccccccccccccccccccccccccccccccccccccccccccccccccccccccccccccccccccccccccccccccccccccccccccccccccccccccccccccccccccccccccccccccccccccccccccccccccccccccccccccccccccccccccccccccccccccccccccccccccccccccccccccccccccccccccccccccccccccccccccccccccccccccccccccccccccccccccccccccccccccccccccccccccccccccccccccccccccccccccccccccggggcggggGCGCGGGGCCGTTTGGTGCAGTGCGAGGCGGGAGGGGCCGCTGGCACGTGGGGCGCGGGAAGGCGCGCGAGGGCGCGGGCACCGCGCCGCTCCCGCCGCTGTGGCGCGGGCATTGTCCCGcagggctccccccccccccccccccccccccccccccccccccccccccccccccccccggctcgtACTCGCCCGCGACCGACCTCCCGCTCCGGGCCACCGGCCGGCGCTGCACAGCGTGCAACACTGACCCCTGCCGCCCGCCCGCCTCGAACCCGGGCTCTGGCAGGCACGCTGCCGGTGCCTCCCTCCGGGCTGGGAGGGATCACCGCCCAACTCCGAGTCTCCCTTTAGGCAAAGGTCGTTCCTGCGGAAC carries:
- the PTMS gene encoding parathymosin isoform X2, encoding MSEKRVEEAPAELSAKERKEKKEKVEEKAVHKEKKKEIVEDEENGADEDDEENPDDVDEEEGGDEDEEADENGQEQDGHAEKRSAEEEEDEVDPKRQKTENGSSA
- the PTMS gene encoding parathymosin isoform X1 codes for the protein MRKMELTRMMKKILMMWMKKKVVMRMKKQMRMGKSRMATQRNDLQRRRRMKWIQRDRRQKMALQLESSPPVSSVPSISPPPFQPVLALPISLWLHTISDEERLEMLSNGEDSSSLLTRRPNPSMTFPS